A region of Chelonoidis abingdonii isolate Lonesome George chromosome 8, CheloAbing_2.0, whole genome shotgun sequence DNA encodes the following proteins:
- the SERP1 gene encoding stress-associated endoplasmic reticulum protein 1 has protein sequence MVAKQRIRMANEKHSKNITQRGNVAKTSRNAPEEKASVGPWLLALFIFVVCGSAIFQIIQSIRMGM, from the exons ATGGTGGCGAAGCAGCGGATCCGGATGGCGAACGAGAAGCACAGCAAGAACATCACCCAGCGGGGCAACGTCGCCAAGACCTCG AGAAACGCCCCTGAGGAGAAGGCATCCGTGGGGCCCTGGTTGTTGGCGCTGTTCATCTTTGTGGTTTGTGGCTCAG CTATCTTCCAAATTATTCAGAGTATCAGGATGGGCATGTGA
- the EIF2A gene encoding eukaryotic translation initiation factor 2A, translated as MAPSTPLLAVRGSEGFYMVTGPPSFTENTTLQRDFGKNCKVFAFSKDGTLFAWCNGEKVNIVNVASTELLHSFDLPKAVCLEFSPMNNVLATWQAYTTAKDGTAGMPNLQLHDVKTGKCLKSFIQKKMQNWCPCWADDESISARIVNNEVHFFENNNFDTIANKLHLQKVNDFVLSPGPQPSKVSVYVPGSKGAPSFVRLYQYPNFGGPQSALANKSFFKADKATMLWNNKATAVLVIASTEVDKTGASYYGEQTLHYIATNGESAVVQLPKNGPIYDVVWNPNSTEFCAVYGFMPAKATVFNLKCDPVFDFGTGPRNAAYYSSPGHILVLAGFGNLRGQMEVWDVKNYKLISKPLASDSTYFAWCPDGEHFVTATCAPRLRVGNGYKIWHYTGSVLHKCEVPPNAEIWQVSWQPFLDGTFPTKAITYQAVVSGLPSAEVKVAKAYRPPALRNKPITSSKLHEEEPPQNMKPQPGNSDKPLSKMALKNQRKHEAKKAAKQEARTDGSQESTPSPALQDVLHSTLPSMTSGDPEVDKKIKNLKKKLKAIEQLKDQAATGKQLEKNQLEKIQKEAALLKELEDLELGF; from the exons ATGGCGCCTTCCACGCCGCTTTTGGCAG tGCGAGGATCTGAAGGATTCTACATGGTGACTGGACCACCTAGTTTTACTGAGAATACAACATTGCAAAG GGACTTCGGGAAAAACTGCAAAGTTTTTGCTTTCAGTAAGGATGGTACTCTCTTTGCATGGTGCAATGGAGAAAA AGTAAATATTGTGAATGTTGCCAGCACTGAATTACTGCACTCTTTTGATCTCCCAAAGGCAGTTTGCCTTGAATTCTCGCCAATGAATAACGTCCTGGCAACGTGGCAGGCCTACACAA CTGCGAAAGATGGCACAGCCGGCATGCCTAACCTACAACTTCATGATGTAAAAACTGGGAAGTGTTTAAAGTCTTTCAtccagaaaaaaatgcagaattg gtgTCCTTGCTGGGCAGACGACGAAAGTATATCTGCTAGGATTGTAAATAATGAAGTGCATTTCTTTGAAAACAACAACTTTG ATACTATTGCAAATAAACTTCATTTGCAAAAAGTTAATGATTTTGTGTTATCACCAGGACCACAGCCAAGCAAG GTTTCTGTTTATGTTCCTGGAAGCAAGGGTGCACCCTCGTTTGTAAGGTTGTATCAATACCCTAACTTCGGTGGCCCTCAGTCTGCATTGGCCAATAAAAGTTTCTTTAAAGCTGACAAGGCGACAATGCTCTGGAATAACAAAG CTACGGCTGTGCTAGTAATAGCTAGTACAGAAGTTGATAAAACAGGAGCTTCATATTATGGAGAACAAACCCTGCACTACATTGCAACAAATGGAGAAAGTGCTGTTGTACAACTAC CAAAAAATGGTCCCATTTATGATGTAGTATGGAATCCCAATTCCACAGAGTTTTGTGCTGTGTATGGTTTTATGCCGGCAAAGGCAACTGTTTTCAATCTGAAATGTGACCCTGTGTTTGATTTTGGAACTGGCCCTCGTAATGCTGCCTACTACAGCTCTCCTGGACATATCTTAGTACTAGCAGGATTTGGAAATCTCAGAGGACAGATGGAAGTATGGGATGTAAAAAACTACAAACTTATTTCCAAGCCACTGGCATCAGATTCTACATATTTTGCTTGGTGCCCTGATGGGGAACATTTTGTAACTGCTACGTGTGCTCCAAGGCTACGAGTTGGTAATGGGTACAAGATCTGGCATTATACTGGCTCTGTTCTACACAAATGTGAAGTCCCACCGAATGCAGAAATATGGCAAGTTTCCTGGCAGCCATTTTTGGATGGAACATTTCCCACAAAAGCAATAACTTACCAGGCAGTTGTAAGTGGACTGCCAAGTGCTGAGGTGAAGGTTGCCAAAGCTTATAGACCACCAGCTCTTAGAAACAAGCCTATAACCAGTTCCAAGCTG CATGAGGAGGAGCCACCTCAGAACATGAAACCACAACCAGGAAATAGTGATAAGCCATTATCTAAGATGGCGCTTAAAAATCAAAGGAAGCACGAAGCAAAGAAAGCTGCTAAACAG GAGGCCAGAACTGATGGGAGCCAGGAATCAACACCATCTCCAGCATTACAGGATGTACTACATAGCACTCTGCCTTCTATGACATCAGGAGACCCTGAGGtagacaaaaaaataaagaatttgaaAAAG AAACTGAAAGCAATTGAGCAACTGAAAGATCAAGCAGCTACTGGAAAACAGCTAGAGAAAAACCAG ttggaGAAAATTCAGAAAGAGGCTGCTCTCCTAAAGGAGCTAGAAGATTTGGAACTGGGCTTTTAA